One window of the Zea mays cultivar B73 chromosome 3, Zm-B73-REFERENCE-NAM-5.0, whole genome shotgun sequence genome contains the following:
- the LOC103650707 gene encoding sporulation-specific protein 15 — protein sequence MSRVPKWKIEKTKVKVVFRLQFHATNIPSTGWDKLFLSFISADTGKVSAKTNKANVRNGSCKWPDPIYEATRLLQDPRTKTYDDKLYKLVVAMGTSRSSILGEVDVNLAEFAEALKPTSIALPLRGSDFGTLLHITAQLLTTKTGFREFEQQRETGTRSSQQLLNQRSHDPVEVAAASSDIGTDKVNSRIKLKENSLGFPLAEDSAGSTDDYENSSHTSDGIFTEKNDPHGAHEINSFRSSNDLPLCSTSQSPTPEKGAHWVKHLLSQGSNDWAHSSSPGYCADKDLAAAHDENNRLRTRLEVAESAFSQLKTEATSLEHVTDKLGTETQGLAQQLAVELMSRNQLTTEVSLLRTECSNLKQELEEIKSSKHLQNKFDVEGKTMTKYGKDILATESIHHLQTEWLQGLLLLESKLQQTRNNALHGLQASDLDFLLADLGALQRVIENLKQGVQPGQMKENHNAEHLVPIAGYLSNSGHDDTIKKSSGGSTGTMEEKMCELLQKLEDSKTEKENLLEKMSQMERYYESFIHKLEESQKQTTIELENLKKEHNSCFYTVSVLQAQKQKMHEEMNDQLMRFVEDRTALEAQNKEFERRAVATETALKRVRFNYSAAVERLQKDLELLSFQVLSMYESNETLAKQSLLEDFDSLPEEHSAVEDLCGNNEHEQYRPGVKQIRPEGLYAEKETDGQKNLIRALKIEDLRARSEFQAHTDSRGNHSNLEGPRRAYSAMESEHLEMFISNIEWQIFSDVLRESHYATLDIIKCMQGRLDVLEMQLHDSNDARQSLVLKLNSALDQAKSVKESEAGYVLKCDDLTVKNQILEAKLHDITVENALLMEKLTESERLVQEHKTCESKYKVCTEEVTRLDNLLIKETLLTNQLKDELTSLRESFEAMKDALNKQSSINNDIQMISTSLQDQLGDLCSKIISFNKEANISGLEEASLLHELESKNYAAVMKRLESFHQQTCDKVLHLLEEKEVMEKMCDALQRRSEKAETKLHGMEQQFICDMDATKQKLNLSEEIVEKLQQELQDMAHKLRICSDSQEKYSVTNGDLTSKLSQMEIELHHATSENKALVEKLKEFSVTVEELERTKMCLVQHEEDTRTLTQSLQSKHELLVHMESEIKCLRDDLMRTDENLLREKRLKEELESALASLTSQIGEKDQILLSFDEHKTEFIHLKGQLLDMGKTHSLMQDSLSQSEQIQRDLNCKNHSLQSQLSILENQLGAVVETMFSSEIEASYMRSQVREAVVQLNMLRNELEKLQLKSKDANESLRAHMSTEAELADRNSTLEAAIHSLETNLSSVIQEKEGLEELMKGHDEASNQVSNKSRDIAVNNSDRVLKDQDEILQLRVLQADLEEQVDNLKSAKDETEILNMILRSKLEEQHTVMSLLLQNQRHELINSIEENKDLTQKLAEQSLKAEEFKNLSIHLRELKEKAEAGRKEKEGSLHTMQDSLRIAFIKEQYESKVQELKGQVFVSKKYAEEMLLKLQSALDDVETGKKNEIALAKRIEELSMKVSEMEVEMLDLSADKRELSNAYDSMMTELECTKLNLDCCNEEKQKIEVSLEECSEERNRIRVELDLIKKLLENMALTDNNTSHDSSESCTPGTTSIRHVLGDGKAEPASKATPNTTKIDSGLQEHEIQSRSSSSNLSQGAEDVVKFDNNEESKNLENCDEEMESPTKNNLNSNNSIKDISQEHKKLANGFNLFQKELERLKDENLSPLLPLDVNLTDPSLSGLERTLSQLDMANEHLQSIFPSFKELPGSGNALERLLALELELAEALQAKKKTNILFQSSFLKQHNDEAAIFQSFRDINEVIQDTIELKRRQMAVENELKEMQGRYSELSVQFAEVEGERQKLEMNLKNRTPWRS from the exons ATGTCAAGGGTACCAAAATGGAAGATCGAAAAGACTAAAGTTAAGGTTGTATTCCGGCTGCAATTCCATGCCACAAAT ATTCCATCAACAGGATGGGACAAATTATTTTTGTCCTTCATCTCTGCTGATACGGGAAAGGTGAGTGCAAAAACAAATAAGGCAAATGTCAGGAACGGAAGTTGCAAATGGCCGGATCCCATCTATGAAGCAACACGGCTTCTTCAGGATCCTCGGACTAAGACATACGATGACAAGCTATATAAGCTTGTTGTGGCCATG GGGACGTCACGGTCTAGTATTCTTGGTGAGGTTGATGTCAATCTTGCTGAATTCGCAGAAGCACTGAAGCCGACTTCAATAGCACTTCCTCTTCGTGGTTCTGACTTCGGGACACTGTTACAT ATCACAGCACAACTTCTCACTACAAAAACTGGTTTCAG AGAATTTGAGCAGCAAAGAGAAACTGGCACTAGAAGCTCTCAGCAGTTATTGAACCAAAGAAGTCATGATCCTGTTGAAGTTGCTGCGGCCTCATCAGACATTGGCACTGATAAG GTTAATTCGAGGATTAAGCTAAAAGAAAATTCTTTGGGGTTCCCCTTGGCTGAAGATTCTGCAGGGTCAACAGACGACTATGAAAATTCTTCACATACTTCAGATGGTATTTTTACTGAAAAGAATGATCCACACGGTGCTCATGAAATCAATAGCTTTAGGAGCTCAAATGACTTACCCCTTTGTTCTACCAGTCAAAGTCCTACACCAGAAAAAGGTGCCCATTGGGTTAAACATCTTTTATCACAAGGGAGCAATGATTGGGCTCATAGCTCAAGTCCTGGGTATTGTGCTGATAAAGATTTAGCTGCGGCTCATGATGAGAATAACCGGCTCAGGACAAGATTGGAGGTGGCTGAGTCAGCATTTTCTCAGCTTAAGACAGAAGCAACATCTCTGGAGCATGTTACTGACAAGTTAGGCACTGAGACACAGGGCCTTGCTCAACAGCTTGCTGTTGAACTTATGTCACGTAATCAACTCACTACTGAAGTGTCCTTGCTAAGAACAGAATGTTCTAATCTGAAACAAGAGTTGGAAGAAATAAAATCTTCTAAACACTTACAGAACAAGTTTGACGTAGAAGGTAAAACTATGACTAAGTATGGTAAGGATATTCTTGCTACAGAGTCCATTCATCATCTCCAAACTGAATGGCTGCAAGGTTTGCTACTTCTTGAAAGTAAACTGCAGCAGACCAGAAACAATGCCCTCCATGGACTACAAGCAAGtgatcttgattttcttcttgctGATCTGGGGGCACTTCAACGTGTCATTGAGAACCTCAAGCAAGGTGTTCAGCCAGGTCAAATGAAAGAAAATCACAATGCAGAACATTTGGTTCCAATTGCTGGTTATCTATCAAACTCAGGACATGATGATACCATCAAGAAAAGTTCCGGTGGTAGTACAGGCACAATGGAGGAGAAAATGTGTGAGCTCCTGCAGAAGCTGGAGGACTCAAAAACTGAGAAGGAGAATCTCCTGGAGAAGATGAGTCAGATGGAGCGCTACTATGAATCTTTTATCCATAAGCTTGAGGAGAGCCAGAAGCAGACAACAATTGAATTAGAAAATCTCAAGAAAGAGCATAACTCTTGCTTTTATACAGTTTCTGTCCTACAAGCTCAGAAGCAAAAAATGCACGAGGAAATGAATGATCAATTAATGAGATTTGTGGAGGACCGAACAGCTTTAGAAGCTCAAAATAAGGAGTTTGAGAGGAGGGCTGTTGCTACAGAAACTGCACTCAAGAGGGTTCGATTCAATTATTCTGCAGCTGTGGAACGTCTACAGAAAGACCTTGAGTTACTGTCGTTTCAGGTTCTCTCTATGTACGAGTCAAATGAAACTCTTGCCAAGCAATCATTACTAGAAGATTTTGATAGTTTGCCTGAGGAACACTCTGCCGTGGAAGATTTATGTGGCAATAATGAACATGAGCAATACAGGCCTGGTGTCAAACAAATCAGACCTGAAGGTCTATATGCAGAGAAAGAAACTGATGGCCAGAAAAATCTTATTCGGGCACTCAAGATTGAAGACCTCCGTGCGAGGTCAGAGTTTCAAGCACATACTGATTCACGGGGGAACCACTCAAACTTGGAAGGGCCAAGAAGGGCCTATAGTGCTATGGAGTCTGAGCATTTAGAGATGTTTATTTCTAATATCGAGTGGCAGATATTCTCTGATGTATTACGTGAGTCTCACTATGCTACATTGGATATCATTAAATGCATGCAGGGAAGGTTGGACGTGTTAGAAATGCAGCTTCATGACTCTAATGATGCTAGGCAATCTCTAGTGCTCAAGTTGAACTCTGCACTGGACCAAGCCAAAAGTGTCAAAGAGAGCGAAGCAGGATATGTTTTGAAGTGTGATGATCTGACTGTGAAGAACCAAATATTAGAAGCAAAGCTTCATGATATTACAGTTGAAAATGCTTTGCTTATGGAAAAGCTCACGGAGTCTGAAAGACTTGTTCAGGAACATAAAACTTGTGAAAGCAAGTACAAGGTCTGTACTGAGGAAGTTACGAGATTGGACAACCTTTTAATCAAAGAAACTCTACTAACCAACCAGCTTAAGGATGAGCTCACTTCACTAAGAGAAAGTTTTGAGGCCATGAAAGATGCGTTAAATAAGCAATCATCCATAAACAATGATATACAAATGATTTCTACATCCCTTCAAGATCAACTGGGTGACCTATGCTCTAAAATTATATCTTTTAACAAGGAAGCAAACATTTCAGGCTTAGAAGAGGCATCTTTGCTGCATGAACTTGAGAGTAAGAATTACGCTGCTGTGATGAAAAGATTGGAATCCTTCCATCAGCAAACATGTGACAAGGTACTTCATCTTCTTGAGGAGAAGGAAGTAATGGAAAAAATGTGTGATGCTCTTCAGAGAAGGTCAGAGAAGGCTGAGACAAAATTGCATGGTATGGAGCAGCAGTTTATATGTGATATGGATGCCACAAAACAGAAGCTAAACTTGTCTGAGGAAATTGTAGAGAAGCTTCAGCAAGAACTCCAGGACATGGCTCACAAACTTAGGATTTGCTCCGATTCTCAAGAAAAATATTCTGTTACCAATGGTGATTTAACATCAAAATTGTCACAAATGGAAATTGAGCTACATCATGCAACTAGTGAGAACAAGGCTCTTGTTGAAAAATTGAAAGAGTTTAGTGTTACTGTAGAGGAACTCGAGAGGACCAAAATGTGTCTTGTACAACATGAGGAGGATACCCGTACCTTGACCCAGTCATTACAGTCTAAACATGAATTGTTAGTGCATATGGAGAGCGAAATCAAATGTTTACGTGATGATCTGATGCGCACTGACGAGAATTTGCTGAGAGAAAAGAGACTTAAGGAGGAACTTGAGTCTGCCCTTGCTAGTCTTACATCACAGATTGGTGAGAAGGATCAAATTCTACTTTCTTTTGATGAACACAAAACGGAGTTCATTCATCTGAAGGGCCAACTTTTGGACATGGGAAAAACACATAGTTTAATGCAAGATTCACTGTCACAGAGTGAACAAATCCAAAGGGACCTCAACTGTAAGAATCACTCTCTTCAGTCCCAGCTTTCAATTCTGGAAAACCAGTTAGGAGCAGTTGTTGAGACCATGTTTTCCAGTGAAATTGAAGCTAGTTATATGAGAAGTCAGGTAAGAGAGGCTGTTGTGCAGCTTAATATGTTAAGAAATGAGCTTGAGAAACTTCAACTCAAAAGTAAAGATGCTAATGAATCATTACGGGCACACATGTCCACTGAAGCAGAATTAGCTGATAGAAATAGCACACTTGAAGCAGCTATCCATTCTCTTGAAACCAACCTTAGCAGTGTTATTCAAGAGAAGGAAGGTCTTGAGGAGCTTATGAAAGGACATGACGAAGCGTCAAATCAAGTTAGTAACAAGTCTCGTGATATAGCAGTCAATAACAGTGATAGAGTATTGAAGGATCAAGATGAGATTTTACAGCTTAGGGTCTTGCAGGCAGAtcttgaagagcaagttgataATTTGAAATCTGCAAAAGATGAGACTGAAATTTTAAACATGATTCTTAGGTCAAAATTGGAGGAGCAACACACTGTGATGTCATTATTGCTCCAGAATCAGAGGCATGAGTTGATAAATTCAATAGAAGAGAACAAGGATCTCACTCAAAAACTTGCTGAACAAAGTCTGAAGGCAGAAGAGTTCAAAAACTTGTCTATCCATTTGAGAGAgctaaaagaaaaggctgaagctGGAAGAAAGGAGAAGGAAGGGTCGCTACATACCATGCAAGATTCTCTTAGAATTGCATTTATTAAGGAGCAGTATGAATCGAAGGTCCAAGAGCTGAAAGGTCAAGTTTTTGTCAGTAAAAAATATGCCGAAGAGATGCTGCTGAAACTGCAAAGTGCTTTGGATGATGTTGAAACTGGGAAGAAAAATGAGATTGCTCTTGCCAAGAGAATTGAGGAGTTGTCGATGAAAGTTTCTGAAATGGAGGTGGAGATGCTGGATTTATCAGCTGATAAAAGAGAACTGTCAAATGCATATGACAGCATGATGACAGAACTAGAATGCACAAAATTAAACTTAGATTGCTGCAATGAAGAAAAACAGAAGATTGAAGTCTCTCTGGAAGAGTGCAGTGAGGAACGCAACAGAATAAGGGTGGAACTTGACCTGATTAAGAAGTTATTGGAGAATATGGCATTAACTGACAATAACACATCACATGATAGTTCTGAATCATGCACCCCTGGAACCACGTCGATTAGGCATGTTCTTGGAGATGGTAAGGCGGAGCCTGCATCAAAGGCTACACCAAATACAACAAAAATAGATTCAGGGTTACAGGAACATGAAATTCAGAGTAGAAGTTCCTCTTCAAATTTGTCTCAAGGAGCAGAggatgttgtgaagtttgacaataATGAAGAGAGCAAGAACTTGGAG AATTGCGATGAGGAAATGGAATCGCCAACAAAGAACAATTTGAATAGCAACAATAGCATCAAAGATATTTCTCAAGAGCACAAGAAATTAGCAAATGGATTCAACCTTTTCCAGAAGGAG CTGGAAAGACTGAAAGATGAGAATCTGTCTCCTCTTCTTCCCCTAGACGTCAATCTAACTGACCCATCACTCAGTGGTTTGGAAAGGACATTGTCACAACTCGATATG GCAAATGAGCATTTGCAAAGTATTTTTCCATCATTTAAAGAGCTTCCTGGTTCTGGCAATGCTTTGGAAAGATTACTCGCCTTGGAACTCGAGCTTGCAGAGGCTCTCCAAGCAAAGaagaaaacaaacatccttttccAGAG TTCATTCTTGAAGCAGCACAATGATGAAGCAGCGATCTTCCAAAGCTTCAGGGACATCAATGAAGTGATACAAGATACGATCGAGCTGAAGAGGAGGCAGATGGCGGTAGAAAACGAGCTAAAGGAGATGCAGGGCAGGTATTCAGAGCTCAGCGTGCAGTTCGCCGAGGTGGAGGGCGAGCGACAGAAGCTCGAAATGAATCTGAAGAACCGAACACCATGGAGATCATAG